A genomic segment from Marmota flaviventris isolate mMarFla1 chromosome 7, mMarFla1.hap1, whole genome shotgun sequence encodes:
- the Fga gene encoding fibrinogen alpha chain, producing MFSMRIVCLVLSVVSTVWTADTDKGEFLAEGGGVRGPRIVERQQSACKEGDWPFCADEDWNQKCPSGCRMKGLIDEVNQDFTNRINKLKNSLFDYQKNNKDSNTLTRNIMELLRGDFANANNHDNTYNQVSEDLRSRIEILKRKVIEKVQQIQLLQNNVRAQLIDMKRLEVDINIKIRSCQGSCSRSVSREIDLRDYENQQRQLEQIISQNLLPSADRQYLPLIKMTPVPDLIPGHYKSQLQKAPPEWKALTEMQQMRMVLERHGREGSARGDSPSYGTGSVTERPRNPGSAGTAPRNPGSSRPGSGGNWNPGTAGSDGTGHWNPGSSTPGHSGNWSPGGSGHGSFRPESGGYGNTRPASPDWGEFEEVTGNINPGTKKEYSTGKLVTSKGEKELLIGNEKVTSAGTTTSRHSCSKTITKTVIGADGRREVTKEVVNSEDAADCGDATDIDSLHSFSARGSLADFSRLHPDEASFFETSSIGKTFPGLLPPSFKEFGSKIQTMGSESDTGETGSLHEGVPEFSSSGKTSSHRKLVTSSTTYSRGGSTVETKNYKMSDEAGSEAGHEELLREAHTIKRGRAMSRPSRDCDDVLQTHPSGAQSGIFNIKLPGSSKIFSVYCDQETSLGGWLLIQQRMDGSLNFNRTWQDYKRGFGSLNDKGEGEFWLGNDYLHLLTQGGSILRVELEDWDGKGAYAEYHLRVGSEEEGYALEVSSYRGTAGDALIEGSVEEGTEYTSHNAMQFSTFDRDADQWEENCAEVYGGGWWYNNCQAANLNGIFYPGGSYDPRNNSPYEIENGVVWVPFRGADYSLRVVRMKIRPLVTQ from the exons ATGTTTTCCATGAGGATCGTCTGCCTGGTCCTGAGCGTGGTCAGCACAGTATGG ACTGCAGATACAGATAAAGGTGAATTCttagcagaaggaggaggagtgcGTGGCCCAAGAATTGTGGAAAGACAGCAGTCTGCCTGCAAAGAGGGGGACTGGCCCTTCTGTGCTGATGAAGACTGG AACCAAAAATGCCCTTCTGGCTGCAGGATGAAAGGGTTGATTGATGAAGTCAATCAAGATTTTACAAACAGAATAAATAAGCTCAAAAATTCGCTCTTTGATTATCAAAAAAACAATAAGGATTCTAATACGTTGACCAGGAATATAATGGAGCTTTTGAGAGGGGACTTTGCCAACGCCAATA ACCATGATAATACATATAATCAAGTATCAGAAGATTTGAGAAGCAGAATTGAGATCCTGAAGCGCAAAGTAATAGAGAAAGTACAGCAAATACAACTTCTGCAGAACAATGTCAGGGCCCAGCTGATAGATATGAAACGCCTGGAG gtGGACATCAATATTAAGATCCGATCTTGCCAAGGGTCGTGTAGTAGGTCTGTATCACGTGAGATAGATCTGAGGGACTACGAAAACCAGCAGAGGCAACTTGAACAGATCATATCCCAAAACTTACTTCCCTCTGCAGATAGGCAATACTTACCACTGATAAAAATGACTCCAGTCCCAGACTTGATTCCTGGTCATTACAAGAGCCAGCTTCAAAAGGCCCCTCCAGAGTGGAAGGCATTAACAGAAATGCAGCAGATGAGGATGGTGTTAGAGCGACATGGAAGAGAGGGGAGTGCCCGAGGAGACTCTCCATCTTATGGAACAGGGTCAGTGACAGAAAGGCCCAGGAACCCTGGATCTGCTGGTACGGCACCACGGAATCCTGGAAGTTCTAGGCCTGGAAGTGGTGGAAATTGGAACCCTGGGACTGCTGGATCCGATGGTACTGGACACTGGAATCCTGGGAGCTCCACACCCGGTCATAGTGGAAATTGGAGTCCTGGAGGCTCTGGACATGGAAGTTTTAGGCCAGAGAGTGGGGGCTATGGGAACACCAGGCCTGCCAGCCCAGACTGGGGGGAATTTGAAGAGGTGACAGGAAATATAAATCCAGGGACAAAGAAAGAATATAGCACAGGTAAACTGGTCACTTCTAAAGGAGAGAAAGAGCTCCTGATTGGGAACGAGAAGGTCACCTCTGCTGGTACAACCACCTCACGTCATTCATGCTCAAAAACCATCACTAAGACTGTGATAGGTGCCGATGGTCGCAGAGAAGTAACCAAAGAAGTGGTAAATTCTGAAGATGCTGCTGACTGTGGTGATGCCACTGACATAGACTCGCTGCACAGTTTTAGTGCCAGAGGCAGCCTAGCTGACTTTTCCAGACTGCACCCTGATGAAGCTTCTTTCTTTGAAACTTCCTCAATTGGGAAAACATTCCCAGGTTTACTCCCACCTTCCTTCAAAGAGTTTGGCAGTAAGATCCAAACTATGGGCTCAGAATCTGACACAGGGGAAACTGGCTCTCTTCATGAAGGTGTACCTGAATTCTCCTCCAGTGGGAAAACTTCAAGTCACAGAAAACTTGTAACCAGTAGCACAACTTACAGTAGAGGAGGCTCCACGGTGGAAACCAAGAACTATAAAATGTCAGATGAGGCTGGAAGTGAAGCCGGCCATGAAGAACTCCTCCGAGAAGCACATACTATCAAGAGAGGCCGTGCCATGTCTCGCCCTTCCAGAG actgtGATGATGTCCTCCAAACACATCCTTCAGGTGCCCAAAGTGGCATTTTCAATATCAAGCTACCAGGATCCAGTaagattttttctgtttattgcgATCAAGAGACCAGTTTGGGAGGATGGCTTTTGATCCAGCAAAGAATGGATGGATCACTGAATTTTAACCGGACCTGGCAAGACTACAAGAGAGGTTTCGGCAGCCTGAATGACAAGGGGGAAGGAGAATTCTGGCTAGGCAATGACTACCTCCACTTACTCACACAGGGGGGCTCTATCCTTAGGGTAGAATTGGAGGACTGGGATGGGAAAGGGGCTTATGCCGAGTACCACTTGCGGGTGGGCTCTGAGGAGGAAGGATATGCTCTGGAGGTTTCCTCCTATAGGGGCACTGCTGGGGATGCTCTGATTGAGGGTTCTGTGGAAGAAGGGACTGAATACACTTCTCACAATGCCATGCAATTCAGTACCTTCGACAGGGATGCAGACCAGTGGGAAGAGAACTGTGCAGAAGTCTACGGAGGGGGCTGGTGGTACAACAACTGCCAGGCAGCCAACCTCAACGGCATCTTCTACCCTGGGGGCTCCTATGACCCAAGGAACAACAGCCCTTATGAGATTGAGAATGGAGTGGTCTGGGTCCCCTTTAGAGGAGCAGATTATTCCCTGAGGGTTGTCCGCATGAAAATCAGGCCCCTGGTGACCCAGTAG
- the Fgb gene encoding fibrinogen beta chain isoform X2: MISWNFQKFETMKHLLLLLLCVFSVKSQFYDYEEEAVVDARGHRPIDRRREEAPSLRPAPPPISGGGYRARPAKAVAGQKKVERKAPDAGGCLHADPDLGVLCPTGCQLQDTLLNQEKPIKNSIAELNNNVESVSQTSSSTFQYMTLLKDMWKKRQAQVKDNENVINEYSSALENQRLYIDETVNENIPTNLRVLRSILEDLRSKIQKLESDVSAQMEYCQAPCTVSCNIPVVSGKECEEIIRKGGETSEMYLIKPDRSSKPYRVYCDMTTENGVIQNRQDGSVDFGRKWDPYKKGFGNIATNADGKKYCGLPGEYWLGNDKINELTEMGATELLIEMEDWKGDKVKAHYGLFTVQNEANKYRISVGNYKGTAGNALMDGASQLVGENRTMTIHNGMFFSTYDRDNDGWTNEDPRKQCSKEDGGGWWYNRCHAANPNGRYYWGGQYSWDMAKHGTDDGVVWMNWKGSWYSMRKISMKIRPFFPQQ; encoded by the exons ATGATTTCTTGGaactttcaaaaatttgaaaCCATGAAACATCTATTATTGCTTCTGTTGTGTGTTTTCTCAGTTAAATCCCAATTTTATGACTACGAAGAAGag GCTGTAGTGGATGCTCGTGGTCATCGACCCATTGACCGGAGGAGGGAAGAGGCTCCCAGCCTGAGACCTGCCCCACCTCCCATTAGTGGAGGTGGCTATCGGGCTCGTCCAGCCAAAGCAGTTGCGGGTCagaaaaaagtggaaagaaaagcCCCGGATGCTGGAGGCTGTCTTCATGCTGACCCAGACCTG GGGGTGTTGTGTCCTACAGGATGTCAGTTGCAAGATACTCTGCTAAAccaggaaaaaccaatcaaaaacAGCATTGCAGAATTAAACAACAATGTGGAGTCTGTTTCCCAGACTTCCTCCAGCACATTTCAGTACATGACTCTGCTAAAAGACATGTGGAAAAAGAGGCAGGCACAAGTAAAAG aCAATGAAAATGTCATTAATGAGTACTCTTCAGCACTGGAAAACCAACGATTATATATAGATGAGACGGTGAATGAAAACATCCCAACTAACCTTCGTGTGCTCCGCTCAATCCTGGAAGACCTGAgaagcaaaatacaaaaattagaaTCTGATGTCTCAGCACAGATGGAATACTGCCAAGCCCCGTGCACTGTCAGCTGCAATATCCCTGTGGTGTCTGGCAAAG AATGTGAAGAAATCATCAGGAAAGGTGGTGAAACATCTGAAATGTATCTCATTAAGCCTGACAGGTCCAGCAAACCATATAGAGTATACTGTGACATGACCACAGAAAATGGAG TAATTCAGAACCGTCAGGATGGTAGCGTTGACTTTGGCAGAAAATGGGACCCCTATAAAAAAGGATTTGGAAATATTGCAACCAATGCAGATGGAAAGAAATACTGTGGCCTACCAG GTGAGTATTGGCTTGGAAATGATAAGATCAATGAACTTACCGAGATGGGGGCCACAGAACTTTTGATTGAAATGGAGGACTGGAAAGGAGACAAGGTGAAGGCGCATTATGGACTCTTCACGGTGCAGAATGAGGCCAATAAATACAGAATCTCAGTGGGTAACTACAAAGGAACAGCCGGCAATGCTCTCATGGATGGAGCTTCTCAACTGGTAGGAGAAAACAGAACCATGACCATCCACAATGGCATGTTCTTCAGCACCTACGACAGAGACAATGATGGCTG GACAAATGAAGATCCAAGAAAACAGTGTTCTAAAGAAGATGGTGGTGGATGGTGGTATAACAGATGTCATGCAGCCAATCCAAATGGCAGATACTACTGGGGTGGACAGTACAGCTGGGACATGGCTAAACATGGCACAGATGATGGCGTAGTATGGATGAATTGGAAGGGATCATGGTATTCAATGAGGAAGATATCAATGAAGATCAGACCCTTCTTCCCACAGCAATAA
- the Fgb gene encoding fibrinogen beta chain isoform X3, whose product MISWNFQKFETMKHLLLLLLCVFSVKSQFYDYEEEAVVDARGHRPIDRRREEAPSLRPAPPPISGGGYRARPAKAVAGQKKVERKAPDAGGCLHADPDLYMTLLKDMWKKRQAQVKDNENVINEYSSALENQRLYIDETVNENIPTNLRVLRSILEDLRSKIQKLESDVSAQMEYCQAPCTVSCNIPVVSGKECEEIIRKGGETSEMYLIKPDRSSKPYRVYCDMTTENGGWTVIQNRQDGSVDFGRKWDPYKKGFGNIATNADGKKYCGLPGEYWLGNDKINELTEMGATELLIEMEDWKGDKVKAHYGLFTVQNEANKYRISVGNYKGTAGNALMDGASQLVGENRTMTIHNGMFFSTYDRDNDGWTNEDPRKQCSKEDGGGWWYNRCHAANPNGRYYWGGQYSWDMAKHGTDDGVVWMNWKGSWYSMRKISMKIRPFFPQQ is encoded by the exons ATGATTTCTTGGaactttcaaaaatttgaaaCCATGAAACATCTATTATTGCTTCTGTTGTGTGTTTTCTCAGTTAAATCCCAATTTTATGACTACGAAGAAGag GCTGTAGTGGATGCTCGTGGTCATCGACCCATTGACCGGAGGAGGGAAGAGGCTCCCAGCCTGAGACCTGCCCCACCTCCCATTAGTGGAGGTGGCTATCGGGCTCGTCCAGCCAAAGCAGTTGCGGGTCagaaaaaagtggaaagaaaagcCCCGGATGCTGGAGGCTGTCTTCATGCTGACCCAGACCTG TACATGACTCTGCTAAAAGACATGTGGAAAAAGAGGCAGGCACAAGTAAAAG aCAATGAAAATGTCATTAATGAGTACTCTTCAGCACTGGAAAACCAACGATTATATATAGATGAGACGGTGAATGAAAACATCCCAACTAACCTTCGTGTGCTCCGCTCAATCCTGGAAGACCTGAgaagcaaaatacaaaaattagaaTCTGATGTCTCAGCACAGATGGAATACTGCCAAGCCCCGTGCACTGTCAGCTGCAATATCCCTGTGGTGTCTGGCAAAG AATGTGAAGAAATCATCAGGAAAGGTGGTGAAACATCTGAAATGTATCTCATTAAGCCTGACAGGTCCAGCAAACCATATAGAGTATACTGTGACATGACCACAGAAAATGGAG GATGGACAGTAATTCAGAACCGTCAGGATGGTAGCGTTGACTTTGGCAGAAAATGGGACCCCTATAAAAAAGGATTTGGAAATATTGCAACCAATGCAGATGGAAAGAAATACTGTGGCCTACCAG GTGAGTATTGGCTTGGAAATGATAAGATCAATGAACTTACCGAGATGGGGGCCACAGAACTTTTGATTGAAATGGAGGACTGGAAAGGAGACAAGGTGAAGGCGCATTATGGACTCTTCACGGTGCAGAATGAGGCCAATAAATACAGAATCTCAGTGGGTAACTACAAAGGAACAGCCGGCAATGCTCTCATGGATGGAGCTTCTCAACTGGTAGGAGAAAACAGAACCATGACCATCCACAATGGCATGTTCTTCAGCACCTACGACAGAGACAATGATGGCTG GACAAATGAAGATCCAAGAAAACAGTGTTCTAAAGAAGATGGTGGTGGATGGTGGTATAACAGATGTCATGCAGCCAATCCAAATGGCAGATACTACTGGGGTGGACAGTACAGCTGGGACATGGCTAAACATGGCACAGATGATGGCGTAGTATGGATGAATTGGAAGGGATCATGGTATTCAATGAGGAAGATATCAATGAAGATCAGACCCTTCTTCCCACAGCAATAA
- the Fgb gene encoding fibrinogen beta chain isoform X4 gives MISWNFQKFETMKHLLLLLLCVFSVKSQFYDYEEEAVVDARGHRPIDRRREEAPNTLLNQEKPIKNSIAELNNNVESVSQTSSSTFQYMTLLKDMWKKRQAQVKDNENVINEYSSALENQRLYIDETVNENIPTNLRVLRSILEDLRSKIQKLESDVSAQMEYCQAPCTVSCNIPVVSGKECEEIIRKGGETSEMYLIKPDRSSKPYRVYCDMTTENGGWTVIQNRQDGSVDFGRKWDPYKKGFGNIATNADGKKYCGLPGEYWLGNDKINELTEMGATELLIEMEDWKGDKVKAHYGLFTVQNEANKYRISVGNYKGTAGNALMDGASQLVGENRTMTIHNGMFFSTYDRDNDGWTNEDPRKQCSKEDGGGWWYNRCHAANPNGRYYWGGQYSWDMAKHGTDDGVVWMNWKGSWYSMRKISMKIRPFFPQQ, from the exons ATGATTTCTTGGaactttcaaaaatttgaaaCCATGAAACATCTATTATTGCTTCTGTTGTGTGTTTTCTCAGTTAAATCCCAATTTTATGACTACGAAGAAGag GCTGTAGTGGATGCTCGTGGTCATCGACCCATTGACCGGAGGAGGGAAGAGGCTCCCA ATACTCTGCTAAAccaggaaaaaccaatcaaaaacAGCATTGCAGAATTAAACAACAATGTGGAGTCTGTTTCCCAGACTTCCTCCAGCACATTTCAGTACATGACTCTGCTAAAAGACATGTGGAAAAAGAGGCAGGCACAAGTAAAAG aCAATGAAAATGTCATTAATGAGTACTCTTCAGCACTGGAAAACCAACGATTATATATAGATGAGACGGTGAATGAAAACATCCCAACTAACCTTCGTGTGCTCCGCTCAATCCTGGAAGACCTGAgaagcaaaatacaaaaattagaaTCTGATGTCTCAGCACAGATGGAATACTGCCAAGCCCCGTGCACTGTCAGCTGCAATATCCCTGTGGTGTCTGGCAAAG AATGTGAAGAAATCATCAGGAAAGGTGGTGAAACATCTGAAATGTATCTCATTAAGCCTGACAGGTCCAGCAAACCATATAGAGTATACTGTGACATGACCACAGAAAATGGAG GATGGACAGTAATTCAGAACCGTCAGGATGGTAGCGTTGACTTTGGCAGAAAATGGGACCCCTATAAAAAAGGATTTGGAAATATTGCAACCAATGCAGATGGAAAGAAATACTGTGGCCTACCAG GTGAGTATTGGCTTGGAAATGATAAGATCAATGAACTTACCGAGATGGGGGCCACAGAACTTTTGATTGAAATGGAGGACTGGAAAGGAGACAAGGTGAAGGCGCATTATGGACTCTTCACGGTGCAGAATGAGGCCAATAAATACAGAATCTCAGTGGGTAACTACAAAGGAACAGCCGGCAATGCTCTCATGGATGGAGCTTCTCAACTGGTAGGAGAAAACAGAACCATGACCATCCACAATGGCATGTTCTTCAGCACCTACGACAGAGACAATGATGGCTG GACAAATGAAGATCCAAGAAAACAGTGTTCTAAAGAAGATGGTGGTGGATGGTGGTATAACAGATGTCATGCAGCCAATCCAAATGGCAGATACTACTGGGGTGGACAGTACAGCTGGGACATGGCTAAACATGGCACAGATGATGGCGTAGTATGGATGAATTGGAAGGGATCATGGTATTCAATGAGGAAGATATCAATGAAGATCAGACCCTTCTTCCCACAGCAATAA
- the Fgb gene encoding fibrinogen beta chain isoform X5 yields MISWNFQKFETMKHLLLLLLCVFSVKSQFYDYEEEAVVDARGHRPIDRRREEAPSLRPAPPPISGGGYRARPAKAVAGQKKVERKAPDAGGCLHADPDLGVLCPTGCQLQDTLLNQEKPIKNSIAELNNNVESVSQTSSSTFQYMTLLKDMWKKRQAQVKDNENVINEYSSALENQRLYIDETVNENIPTNLRVLRSILEDLRSKIQKLESDVSAQMEYCQAPCTVSCNIPVVSGKECEEIIRKGGETSEMYLIKPDRSSKPYRVYCDMTTENGGWTVIQNRQDGSVDFGRKWDPYKKGFGNIATNADGKKYCGLPGEYWLGNDKINELTEMGATELLIEMEDWKGDKVKAHYGLFTVQNEANKYRISVGNYKGTAGNALMDGASQLVGENRTMTIHNGMFFSTYDRDNDGWKISMKIRPFFPQQ; encoded by the exons ATGATTTCTTGGaactttcaaaaatttgaaaCCATGAAACATCTATTATTGCTTCTGTTGTGTGTTTTCTCAGTTAAATCCCAATTTTATGACTACGAAGAAGag GCTGTAGTGGATGCTCGTGGTCATCGACCCATTGACCGGAGGAGGGAAGAGGCTCCCAGCCTGAGACCTGCCCCACCTCCCATTAGTGGAGGTGGCTATCGGGCTCGTCCAGCCAAAGCAGTTGCGGGTCagaaaaaagtggaaagaaaagcCCCGGATGCTGGAGGCTGTCTTCATGCTGACCCAGACCTG GGGGTGTTGTGTCCTACAGGATGTCAGTTGCAAGATACTCTGCTAAAccaggaaaaaccaatcaaaaacAGCATTGCAGAATTAAACAACAATGTGGAGTCTGTTTCCCAGACTTCCTCCAGCACATTTCAGTACATGACTCTGCTAAAAGACATGTGGAAAAAGAGGCAGGCACAAGTAAAAG aCAATGAAAATGTCATTAATGAGTACTCTTCAGCACTGGAAAACCAACGATTATATATAGATGAGACGGTGAATGAAAACATCCCAACTAACCTTCGTGTGCTCCGCTCAATCCTGGAAGACCTGAgaagcaaaatacaaaaattagaaTCTGATGTCTCAGCACAGATGGAATACTGCCAAGCCCCGTGCACTGTCAGCTGCAATATCCCTGTGGTGTCTGGCAAAG AATGTGAAGAAATCATCAGGAAAGGTGGTGAAACATCTGAAATGTATCTCATTAAGCCTGACAGGTCCAGCAAACCATATAGAGTATACTGTGACATGACCACAGAAAATGGAG GATGGACAGTAATTCAGAACCGTCAGGATGGTAGCGTTGACTTTGGCAGAAAATGGGACCCCTATAAAAAAGGATTTGGAAATATTGCAACCAATGCAGATGGAAAGAAATACTGTGGCCTACCAG GTGAGTATTGGCTTGGAAATGATAAGATCAATGAACTTACCGAGATGGGGGCCACAGAACTTTTGATTGAAATGGAGGACTGGAAAGGAGACAAGGTGAAGGCGCATTATGGACTCTTCACGGTGCAGAATGAGGCCAATAAATACAGAATCTCAGTGGGTAACTACAAAGGAACAGCCGGCAATGCTCTCATGGATGGAGCTTCTCAACTGGTAGGAGAAAACAGAACCATGACCATCCACAATGGCATGTTCTTCAGCACCTACGACAGAGACAATGATGGCTG GAAGATATCAATGAAGATCAGACCCTTCTTCCCACAGCAATAA
- the Fgb gene encoding fibrinogen beta chain isoform X1: MISWNFQKFETMKHLLLLLLCVFSVKSQFYDYEEEAVVDARGHRPIDRRREEAPSLRPAPPPISGGGYRARPAKAVAGQKKVERKAPDAGGCLHADPDLGVLCPTGCQLQDTLLNQEKPIKNSIAELNNNVESVSQTSSSTFQYMTLLKDMWKKRQAQVKDNENVINEYSSALENQRLYIDETVNENIPTNLRVLRSILEDLRSKIQKLESDVSAQMEYCQAPCTVSCNIPVVSGKECEEIIRKGGETSEMYLIKPDRSSKPYRVYCDMTTENGGWTVIQNRQDGSVDFGRKWDPYKKGFGNIATNADGKKYCGLPGEYWLGNDKINELTEMGATELLIEMEDWKGDKVKAHYGLFTVQNEANKYRISVGNYKGTAGNALMDGASQLVGENRTMTIHNGMFFSTYDRDNDGWTNEDPRKQCSKEDGGGWWYNRCHAANPNGRYYWGGQYSWDMAKHGTDDGVVWMNWKGSWYSMRKISMKIRPFFPQQ; this comes from the exons ATGATTTCTTGGaactttcaaaaatttgaaaCCATGAAACATCTATTATTGCTTCTGTTGTGTGTTTTCTCAGTTAAATCCCAATTTTATGACTACGAAGAAGag GCTGTAGTGGATGCTCGTGGTCATCGACCCATTGACCGGAGGAGGGAAGAGGCTCCCAGCCTGAGACCTGCCCCACCTCCCATTAGTGGAGGTGGCTATCGGGCTCGTCCAGCCAAAGCAGTTGCGGGTCagaaaaaagtggaaagaaaagcCCCGGATGCTGGAGGCTGTCTTCATGCTGACCCAGACCTG GGGGTGTTGTGTCCTACAGGATGTCAGTTGCAAGATACTCTGCTAAAccaggaaaaaccaatcaaaaacAGCATTGCAGAATTAAACAACAATGTGGAGTCTGTTTCCCAGACTTCCTCCAGCACATTTCAGTACATGACTCTGCTAAAAGACATGTGGAAAAAGAGGCAGGCACAAGTAAAAG aCAATGAAAATGTCATTAATGAGTACTCTTCAGCACTGGAAAACCAACGATTATATATAGATGAGACGGTGAATGAAAACATCCCAACTAACCTTCGTGTGCTCCGCTCAATCCTGGAAGACCTGAgaagcaaaatacaaaaattagaaTCTGATGTCTCAGCACAGATGGAATACTGCCAAGCCCCGTGCACTGTCAGCTGCAATATCCCTGTGGTGTCTGGCAAAG AATGTGAAGAAATCATCAGGAAAGGTGGTGAAACATCTGAAATGTATCTCATTAAGCCTGACAGGTCCAGCAAACCATATAGAGTATACTGTGACATGACCACAGAAAATGGAG GATGGACAGTAATTCAGAACCGTCAGGATGGTAGCGTTGACTTTGGCAGAAAATGGGACCCCTATAAAAAAGGATTTGGAAATATTGCAACCAATGCAGATGGAAAGAAATACTGTGGCCTACCAG GTGAGTATTGGCTTGGAAATGATAAGATCAATGAACTTACCGAGATGGGGGCCACAGAACTTTTGATTGAAATGGAGGACTGGAAAGGAGACAAGGTGAAGGCGCATTATGGACTCTTCACGGTGCAGAATGAGGCCAATAAATACAGAATCTCAGTGGGTAACTACAAAGGAACAGCCGGCAATGCTCTCATGGATGGAGCTTCTCAACTGGTAGGAGAAAACAGAACCATGACCATCCACAATGGCATGTTCTTCAGCACCTACGACAGAGACAATGATGGCTG GACAAATGAAGATCCAAGAAAACAGTGTTCTAAAGAAGATGGTGGTGGATGGTGGTATAACAGATGTCATGCAGCCAATCCAAATGGCAGATACTACTGGGGTGGACAGTACAGCTGGGACATGGCTAAACATGGCACAGATGATGGCGTAGTATGGATGAATTGGAAGGGATCATGGTATTCAATGAGGAAGATATCAATGAAGATCAGACCCTTCTTCCCACAGCAATAA
- the Fgb gene encoding fibrinogen beta chain isoform X6, giving the protein MISWNFQKFETMKHLLLLLLCVFSVKSQFYDYEEEAVVDARGHRPIDRRREEAPSLRPAPPPISGGGYRARPAKAVAGQKKVERKAPDAGGCLHADPDLGVLCPTGCQLQDTLLNQEKPIKNSIAELNNNVESVSQTSSSTFQYMTLLKDMWKKRQAQVKDNENVINEYSSALENQRLYIDETVNENIPTNLRVLRSILEDLRSKIQKLESDVSAQMEYCQAPCTVSCNIPVVSGKECEEIIRKGGDKVKAHYGLFTVQNEANKYRISVGNYKGTAGNALMDGASQLVGENRTMTIHNGMFFSTYDRDNDGWTNEDPRKQCSKEDGGGWWYNRCHAANPNGRYYWGGQYSWDMAKHGTDDGVVWMNWKGSWYSMRKISMKIRPFFPQQ; this is encoded by the exons ATGATTTCTTGGaactttcaaaaatttgaaaCCATGAAACATCTATTATTGCTTCTGTTGTGTGTTTTCTCAGTTAAATCCCAATTTTATGACTACGAAGAAGag GCTGTAGTGGATGCTCGTGGTCATCGACCCATTGACCGGAGGAGGGAAGAGGCTCCCAGCCTGAGACCTGCCCCACCTCCCATTAGTGGAGGTGGCTATCGGGCTCGTCCAGCCAAAGCAGTTGCGGGTCagaaaaaagtggaaagaaaagcCCCGGATGCTGGAGGCTGTCTTCATGCTGACCCAGACCTG GGGGTGTTGTGTCCTACAGGATGTCAGTTGCAAGATACTCTGCTAAAccaggaaaaaccaatcaaaaacAGCATTGCAGAATTAAACAACAATGTGGAGTCTGTTTCCCAGACTTCCTCCAGCACATTTCAGTACATGACTCTGCTAAAAGACATGTGGAAAAAGAGGCAGGCACAAGTAAAAG aCAATGAAAATGTCATTAATGAGTACTCTTCAGCACTGGAAAACCAACGATTATATATAGATGAGACGGTGAATGAAAACATCCCAACTAACCTTCGTGTGCTCCGCTCAATCCTGGAAGACCTGAgaagcaaaatacaaaaattagaaTCTGATGTCTCAGCACAGATGGAATACTGCCAAGCCCCGTGCACTGTCAGCTGCAATATCCCTGTGGTGTCTGGCAAAG AATGTGAAGAAATCATCAGGAAAGGTG GAGACAAGGTGAAGGCGCATTATGGACTCTTCACGGTGCAGAATGAGGCCAATAAATACAGAATCTCAGTGGGTAACTACAAAGGAACAGCCGGCAATGCTCTCATGGATGGAGCTTCTCAACTGGTAGGAGAAAACAGAACCATGACCATCCACAATGGCATGTTCTTCAGCACCTACGACAGAGACAATGATGGCTG GACAAATGAAGATCCAAGAAAACAGTGTTCTAAAGAAGATGGTGGTGGATGGTGGTATAACAGATGTCATGCAGCCAATCCAAATGGCAGATACTACTGGGGTGGACAGTACAGCTGGGACATGGCTAAACATGGCACAGATGATGGCGTAGTATGGATGAATTGGAAGGGATCATGGTATTCAATGAGGAAGATATCAATGAAGATCAGACCCTTCTTCCCACAGCAATAA